From the genome of Oligoflexus sp., one region includes:
- the merP gene encoding mercury resistance system periplasmic binding protein MerP gives MKTLLAFLTLVIASPIWAAPQTITLSVPGMTCSACIITIKKALTKVDGVGKAEVSFEKREAVVIFDDTKTNAEKLTKATENAGYPSTVKP, from the coding sequence ATGAAAACGTTACTTGCATTCTTGACTCTCGTCATCGCTTCTCCGATCTGGGCTGCCCCACAGACCATAACGTTATCTGTGCCAGGCATGACATGCTCCGCCTGCATAATAACGATCAAGAAGGCCCTTACCAAAGTCGATGGTGTAGGCAAGGCAGAGGTAAGTTTCGAAAAACGTGAAGCCGTCGTCATCTTCGATGATACAAAAACCAACGCAGAAAAGTTAACCAAAGCAACGGAGAACGCCGGCTACCCTTCAACAGTCAAGCCGTAG
- a CDS encoding MerR family DNA-binding protein, which produces MMEPMTIGTLAKVSGVGVETIRFYESKGLIERPSYKPGSGYRKYDPVNVTKLTFILRAKNLGFSLKEIKDLLNLRAGSKAKCASVKSRAEAKVEEVSKKISDLIAIRTALEKLVLTCSREIPSSSCPIIEALEQDKA; this is translated from the coding sequence ATGATGGAGCCCATGACCATAGGCACTTTGGCGAAGGTATCAGGAGTAGGAGTTGAAACCATCCGGTTTTATGAAAGCAAGGGACTCATCGAGAGGCCATCCTATAAACCGGGAAGCGGCTATAGAAAATATGATCCTGTAAATGTAACGAAACTGACCTTTATCCTTCGTGCCAAGAATCTCGGATTTTCTCTGAAAGAAATTAAGGACCTTCTCAATCTGAGAGCAGGCTCCAAAGCAAAATGTGCTTCGGTCAAATCCAGAGCCGAGGCCAAGGTTGAAGAGGTTTCGAAAAAAATTTCAGATCTCATAGCCATCAGAACGGCACTTGAAAAGCTGGTTTTGACTTGCAGCAGAGAGATTCCGTCGTCCAGCTGCCCGATTATCGAAGCGCTTGAACAGGATAAAGCCTGA
- the merT gene encoding mercuric ion transporter MerT has product MSRNPNTRGALFAGGIAALLASSCCLGPLVLVTLGFSGAWIGNLTVLEPYRPLFIVAAIIALLLAWKRIYRPRPECKPGEVCAVPSVQKTYKVIFWIVAALVAVALGFPYVLPIFY; this is encoded by the coding sequence ATGTCCAGGAATCCCAATACCCGTGGCGCGCTTTTTGCCGGAGGGATCGCAGCGCTTCTTGCATCCAGCTGCTGCCTGGGACCTCTCGTGCTGGTAACTTTGGGTTTTAGCGGTGCCTGGATTGGAAACCTGACAGTCCTTGAGCCCTATCGCCCGTTATTCATTGTTGCAGCAATCATAGCCCTGCTGCTTGCATGGAAACGCATCTATAGACCAAGACCGGAGTGCAAGCCCGGAGAGGTCTGTGCAGTCCCTTCGGTGCAAAAAACTTACAAGGTGATCTTTTGGATTGTGGCTGCATTGGTTGCGGTCGCACTCGGATTTCCCTATGTTTTACCGATCTTCTATTGA